Genomic DNA from Bacteroides zhangwenhongii:
GCTGCCGCTCCCCATGTTTTATAACTATAATAATTATAGTATTCCGAACGTTTCTTATCTGCTTTCTCCATCATTTCCTCCGCAGCCTCCTCATCAATATGATGGATCTGACACAACCGTGCAATGCGGTCTTCTTTGGAAGCCGAAATAAAAACGTTTACACAACGCGGATGTTCGCGCAATATATAATCCGCACAGCGCCCCACAAACACACAGGATTTTTCAGCCGCCAAATGACGAATGACATCACTCTGTACCTTAAACAAAGCATCATTACTCAAACAGTTGGTACACGGCATAGCCCCCTCACTGATAAAAGGAAACCGCATTCCGAACAACCCACCGATAATACCTTGTGAAGCCTTTTCATCCGCTTTTTCAAAAAATTCTCTACACAATCCGCTCTCTTCAGAAGCTAGATTGATCAACTCTTTATCATAGAAGTCGATGCCCAAACGGGCTGCCAACTTCTCTCCTATTTCTTTTCCGCCACTACCTAACTGGCGACCGATATTAATGACATAGCTACCGCTCATAGTACATTTTGTTTTATGGTTTGGTAGCAAACATACGAATTATTTCTAAGACTCACATCATCAGACGAAAGTTATATTTGAAAGTTACAATAAAATATCCTTTTATTTCCTGCGTCCGAGACTCATAGAACCCGTCGGAAGTAGCCATACGAGCATAACTTTTCCGTTTGCCAAGAATATCCGCCCAATAAGCCGACAATTCAGCTTTTCTCTGTTTCAAGAATCGCCAGGTTGCCCTCGCATTCCACACAATCTCATCATCCTCTCCTTTCTGGATATTTGTCCCGCTACGCAAGATATAGCCTGCATCCGTACGCAACTGCAACCCGAAAGGAAAATCCACATAGCCGTCAAAACGGAAATTATAATAGCGGGTATAGGTATTATTATCATTCAGAGAATTAAGTGAATACTGATAATCCCATGAAGTAGAAAAATCAAACCCTCCCCAAGTGGGCTGATAAGAAGCTTCCATCTCGCAATTCAACCCGGTATCACGTGTTGTGCTTTTCTCCGGCTGTTGACTTCTATCCTCATTAATCATACTGACACGATTACTATGCCTTCCGGAGGTACTCAGTTTTAAAGAAAAATGTCCGAAACGCTTCCACCAGTCAGCACTACCATATGTATTCCAATTTCCATTGATATTTATAGGGTATGTCTCCCGTCCGCCGGTCTGCACATCATAGAGAACAACTTGTGTGACACTGTTCTTCTCCATTTGCCATCCCAGATTGGCGGATATTCCCTTTGAAGGATGTTGAAAACTCACATGCATAGTATGCATAAACATCTGTTTCAAATCCGGATTTCCACGAGTAATATACAACGGATCACTATTATCCGTCAACGGCATTAAGTCCGATAAAGAAGGCTGCCGGGTTCTTCCGTTATAATTAAGACTGACACGCATTTTCTTTTTCCGCCAACTCAGCCATATCATAGGCTGATAATCAATCATACGCATTGTGGTGTCCGCATAAAGTTTTCCGACTTTCCGATCAATAGTACGCTTCTGCGGAGTGACCCCCAACGAAGCATTAAACATCCAAGTATCATCCGAATAATTGAAGCCTACATTCAAGTCGTGCCCATTACTGCGGCTATGACTCCTATTACTTAAACTATCCACATACCCCGCCTCATAACCTGTAGGCAAATCACCGAAAGAATCCCGGTTTGTCATGGAAGACAATTCATACGTATCACGGTTGTCCCGTTCATACTGTGTATTCCAATTATATGCTGCCCGGAAATGCACCTTCTTGCCAATCGGTTGAGTAAAGCTGACTCCTACCCTCCACTGATTATTTGTCTGAGGAGACTTTATATATTGGTTTCGATAAAGTACCGAATCATTCCCATTCTTGTCTTTCAGCTTGAAATAAGTAGTCTGAGACAGCGAAAAACTCTCATTATCTCCCCATGAATCTGAATTTGTAACATTCAGTCCTAATGTAGTTCCTTTCTCATTCAAACGCCTCATAATCCCAATCATCCAATTATAACGATTGGATTTATTTTCCGAAGCCGAACGGTTTTCACTACGATTGACTTTCATATCCTTAGGTATAGATTCAAAATCAGCAAACAGACTCTCATGATTCACATTAGGAGGAGCATCAAAAGAAGCACTCTGATTACTGCTCTCATTCTCGTTGGGAGAAAGCCCGAAACTCCCGTTGAAATGTATGCGCGTACGCTTATCGACTTTCCATTCTCCCATCAGACTCGAATTCATAGACCGGCTTTTCGAAGTACCCTCATTGGCAGAAGCCGAATACTGATTGCCACTCGTCAAATATTGTTCCCTGTACATGGAAGTGATATTTCCATTCCGGTTCAAGTCATAGTTCACATTTCCGGTCAAAGAAAACTTCTTGCCGAACTTGCGCGTCATATTCAGCCCGACAGAGTTATTGATATTGTCCTTATAAGTGCTATTCTGATAGCGATTGGTAGAACGGGCCATAAAAGAGAGGTTCTCCCCGTTCTTATTAAAATAGTTCACCTGTCCTTCCAGGTCCTTCTTTTTATTATTTCCATATCCTACCGTCGCATTCGTCAGCCAAGTCTTGTTCAGTTCATCTTTAGTCTGAAGATCAAGCACATACTTTTTCTCTCCAGAACTGATTCCGGTAAACTCTTCTTCTTTTGATTTCTTATCATATACTTTCAGCTTGCTAATCAAGTTTGCCGGCAGATTTTCGAGCGCCGTTTTCTTATCCCCCGAGAAAAAGGATTCTCCATTGACATTGATTTCACTGATAGCCTGACCGTTGTAGGTTAACGAATGATCTTTCTTATTATACACCAATCCCGGAACACGTTTCACCAGATCCTCCAGATAAGAACCTTCGGGAGTTTTATAGGCAGCAGCATTGATAACGGTAGTATCTCCCTTCATCTCCACTTCTTTCAATTTTCCCGTGATTGTCACTTCCCCGATTTGTATATCATCATCCTTCAGTGTGACCGCCCCAACATTCACAGACAGCGAATCACTTAATATGCGGTATGCGGATTCCATTCCCATGAAGGAGACTTTCAACAAATATTGCCTTCTGTTCTGCGGCTGATATTTAAGAACAAAACGACCGTTCTTATCACTTGTCGTACCTTTCACAAAAGTGGAATCCTCCTTTTGCAAGACAACAACACTAGCTGAAGGTAAAGACTGTAGCTTATCACTTCCTGCTTCCAACGTCTGTACTCTGCCTTTGACAGTTCTCGTCTGTTGAGCATATAAAATTGTATGCATACAACATAACAACAAAAGCAATCCAATCATCCTATTAATTTCCATGTCGATAAGCTAGTCTCTTTTAGTAGTTTTACAAGGGTAAAAGTACACAATCCAACTATGATTCAAGAGAAAGTTCTGTGAAAAATCCCAAAAGCTCCCCACATTCTTGTTTACCTCCAAATTTTCATTTGGACATTATTCTAATAAAGAATTCAAAGTCAATATCGATATCAAACGAGATAAGACCGAAATTTCGCTATATGCGATATATAAATAAGTAGCAATTTTGTAGAAACGGAATAATAACATATTAGAAAACAATTCATATATTTGCACGATATGTTCACAAGATTGTTACAACCAAATGTAAATAAAATGATAAAACAATCCATTTACACTTTCATTCTATTCTCCTTGCTATTTTTGACAAGTTGTATTTCTAACAAGAAGACTTCTCTCGAAGCATTCAATCAAGATATATATACTCCTGAATATGCGGCAGGATTTAAGATATTAGGCTCAACCAATGTCCAAAGTACTCTGATACAGGTATTCAACCCATGGCAGGGATCCAAAGAGGTAGAAATGTCCTACTTCATATCACGAAATGGAGAGCAGGCACCCACCGGATTCACCGGTCCTACCATTCCTGCCGGAGCAAAGCGCATTGTATGTATGTCTTCTTCCTACATCGCCATGCTCGATGCACTAGGACAGGTAAACCGAATCGTGGCGGTATCGGGCATCGACTATGTATCGAACCCATATATCCTTGCGCATAAGGACTCTATCAAGGACATGGGACCTGAGATGAATTATGAACTGTTGCTGGGATTGAAGCCGGACATCGTTCTGCTATACGGTATCGGAGACGCACAGACCGCCATAACGGACAAGCTGAAAGAGCTATCCATTCCCTATATTTATATGGGTGAATACTTGGAGGAATCACCGCTAGGCAAAGCCGAATGGATGGTTGTTTTGTCCGAACTGACGGACAGCCGAGAGAAGGGTATCGAAATATTCAGTGAAATTCCGAAGCGTTATCTGTCATTGAAAGCACTCACGGAATCGGTCGGACAATGCCCGACAGTTATGTTCAACATGCCGTGGAACGACAGTTGGGTGATGCCTTCTACAAAAAGCTATATGGCGCAACTGGTAGCGGATGCGGGTGCAGAGTATATCTACAAAGAAAACAGTTCCAACAGTTCAACCCCGATTGGACTGGAAACGGCTTACGGGCTGATACAAAAAGCGGATTATTGGATTAATGTAGGTTCGGCAACGAGTCTGGATGAGTTGAAAACCGTCAATCCGAAATTCGCAGATGCGAAAGCTGTACGTGAACGGACGGTTTATAATAATAATTTGCGGCTGACCCCGACGGGCGGTAATGATTACTGGGAATCGGCAGTGGTACACCCTGACATGGTTCTACGCGACCTGATTCATATCTTCCATCCAGAACTGGTACCGGATTCACTCTATTATTACAGGCATCTGGAATGAAACGAACCTATGCCTAGAAGAATGATCGAATCTTTATTTGCCAAACGTACTCGCAATTCCAGATGAAGCAACCTCATAAACATACCGCCCTTTTATTTATTGCATTAGGTATCGTTGCCGTACTATTATTATTGATAGACATGGCAACAGGAGATACGTACATCCCTATCTTGAAAGTATGGGCGGTGCTCACCGGCGGCGAATATGACGAAACGACGCGCAATATCCTACTTTCCATCCGGTTCATACGGGTAGTAGTGGCGGGACTGATAGGCGTGGCGCTTTCCGTCAGCGGCCTGCAGATGCAGACAGTTTTTCAGAATCCGCTGGCAGACCCTTATCTGCTGGGAGTCAGTTCGGGCGCAGGACTGGGAGTGGCTCTGTTTATACTAGGCACTCCGTTGCTCGGATGGACGAACTTCCCGCTTCTCCAATCAATGGGTATCGTCGGTTCGGGATGGATAGGAACGACTGTCATCCTATTGGGAGTAGCCGTCATCAGCCGGAAAGTGAAAAATATTCTCGGCGTGCTGATTATGGGGGTTATGATAGGATACGTGGCAGGTGCCATTATCCAGATTCTGCAATATCTGAGTTCTGCCGAACAACTGAAAATGTTCACGCTTTGGTCGATGGGCTCGCTCAGCCATATCACTGCCACCCAACTGGGAGTCATGATTCCGATGTTGTGCATAGGTCTGCTGATCTCCGTAGCTTGCATCAAGTCACTGAACCTATTGCTGCTCGGTGAGAACTACGCGCGGACAATGGGAATGAACATCAAGCGTTCACGCACCTTCATTTTCGTTTCTACCGCATTGCTGACAGGAACGGTCACTGCTTTCTGCGGTCCGGTAGGTTTCATCGGGCTGGCTGTGCCACACGTCACCCGGTTGCTGTTCAACAATGCCGACCACCGGATACTTGTTCCCGGCACCATGTTGACGGGACTTATCAGTATGCTTCTCTGTGACATTATCGCCAAGAGCTTCCTGCTCCCGGTGAACTGCATCACTGCCCTGCTGGGTGTTCCGGTTATTTTATGGGTAATCGCTAAAAACTTGCGTAGATTCAAATGATAGAGCTTAAAGAACTGACATTAGGGTATGGACAGCGTACGCTGTTAGAGATGGTAAATGCCCGGATGACGGGCGGACAACTCATCGCCCTGCTGGGACGCAACGGGGCAGGAAAGAGTACATTGCTCCGTGCCATGATGGGACTGGAAAAGCCACAGTCGGGAGAAATCATCCTACAAGGCAAGAAAATAGCCTCGTTGAAACCGGAAAAACTAGCCCGTAGCATCAGCTTTGTAACGACAGACAAAGTACGCATCGCCAATCTTCGCTGTAAAGATGTAGTGTCTATGGGGCGCGCCCCTTATACAAACTGGATCGGACAACTACGACCGGAAGACGAAATGCGGGTAGATACTGCCATACAGCTGGTCGGTATGTCCGCTTATGCGGAAAAAACCATGGATAAGATGTCCGACGGCGAATGTCAACGAATCATGATTGCCCGGGCGTTAGCCCAGGACACCCCTGTCATCCTGCTCGACGAACCCACCGCCTTTCTCGACTTGCCTAACCGTTACGAACTCTGCCTGCTCCTGAAGAGACTGGCACAGGAAGAGGACAAATGTATCCTATTTTCCACACACGACCTCGACATAGCGCTGTCACTCTGCGACTCTATCATGCTGATAGACAACCCGCATATGTATACACTGCCTACTCCGGAAATGGTAGCGAGCGGACATATCGAAAGACTGTTCCGAAACGAGTCGGTGACATTCGACGCACAAAAGATGAGGGTACGTATAAAATAAACATTTTATCACTAGGATAAAAATATAAATAATAAAATATGATTCTCGTAAGCTGATTTTTTAGCCAAACAAGATAAAGTTATTAATAAATTCTCTAACTTTGTGGCGTTAAGGTTTCTTGTTACAGTATATACACTGTTAAGGAATTAAAAGGGAATGCCGTGTAAACCGGCAACAGAACCTGCTGCTGTAAATCTCCGCTCCTTGTAATCAGAGAGCAAAATTGCAACACGAAAGTCACTGGATAGTTTATCTGGGAAGGCGTTGCAAAATGGGATGAGTCAGAAGACCTGCCTTGATGCTCTGATTTACACCTGCGGGATTTCGGGTAGTAGTCAAATAGAAAATAAGCAATTATCTTTTATTTGGTATAATAGCTATATGTCCGTTTGTGTAGATTGAATTCAGATCTGAACAAACGGATTTTTTATACCTATAAAATAAAAGACATGCTTTCTATTCAAGTCCATTCATACAATAAGCATTGTATCCATTTACGGTGGATATTATGTTTGATTCTATCTCTATTTACCACATTACCGGCCATTTCCCAGTCCAGAGTTCGGCATCAGACTTCTCTGTCTGATACACTTCTCAAACTCAAAGAAGTTACTATCTACAGCAACCGGATACAAAAAAAGATGTCTCCTGTACAGATTCTGTCCGGCAAAGAACTGGAGAAGCTCAATGTTTACTCCGTTGCTGATGCTTTGCGCTACTTTTCCGGAGTACAGATAAAAGATTACGGAGGTATTGGAGGACTAAAAACCGTCAATATACGAAGTATGGGCAGTCATCATGTCGGAGTATTTTATGATGGTATTGAATTAGGAAATGCGCAAAATGGAGTCGTCGATCTAGGCCGGTTTTCATTAGATAATATGGAAGTCATTTCACTGTATAATGGTCAAAAAAGTGCCATCTTCCAACCTGCCAAAGATTATAGTTCCGCAAGTGCCATATATATGCAGACACGAAAGCCCATATTCAAAGGGGAAAAGAAAAACAATCTGAACATCGGGGTGAAAGGCGGTTCATTCTCCACCATCAATCCGTCACTACTTTGGGAACACCGTTTCAACGAACGAATAAGCAGTTCCATCAGTACGGAGTATATGTATACATCAGGACGATATAAATTCACATACGCCAAGAAAGATGGTTACGACACAACAGCTGTTCGTCAAAATGGAGACGTAAGAATGTTACGTTTGGAGAATGCATTCTTCGGAAAAGTCCCCAAAGGAGAATGGAAAGCCAAAGCATACCTATACAACTCGGAACGGGGATACCCCGGAGCTGCGGTAAGAGAAGAACCGGGTAAGTTTCGCCATCAGGACCGGCAATGGGATACCAATCTGTTTGTGCAAGGATCTTTTCAAAACTATTTTAAGCCTTGGTACAGTCTGCTAGCCAACGGAAAATATGCTTATGACTATCTCCACTATTTATCCGATCCCAGACTGGATGTCACCACCATGTATGTAGACAATCACTACCGACAGCAAGAAATCTATGCTTCGGCCGCCCATTTATTCACCATCTATCCCTGGTGGAGTATGTCATTATCCAACGATTTTCAATGGAATACATTACGGGCCGATCTCATAGATTTTGTCTATCCAACCCGTAATACAATCCTGACTTCTGCTGCCACGTCCTTTGACTTCAACCGCCTCATGTTGCAGGCGAGCCTGTTATATACTCATGTCGACGACAATACACGTACCAAAGGAGCCAATGCAGGCACCAAAAACAAATACACTCCGTCTGTCATAGCCACCTGGCAACCATTGACCAAGCTCCCTCTGAATGTACGAGCCTTTTATAAGAAAGTCTTTCGTATGCCGACTCTCAATGATTTGTATTATACTTTTATAGGCAATAAGGACTTAAAACCAGAATATACCACCCAATACGATGTGGGTATCACTTTCTCTCACACCTGGAATAACCATTGGCTGAAAAGCCTGGACTTACAAATAGATGGTTACTATAATGAAGTAGATGATAAAATCATTGCCATGCCTACCTCCAACCAGTTCCGTTGGACTATGATTAATCTCGGACATGTGGAAATTCGGGGATTAGACGCAGCCATACGAGGAGAATGGGGCTTCGGAAAGGTGGAACTTAGCACTCTCTTCAACTACACCTATCAAAAGGCACAGGATTTTACCGATCCTACCAGTGAATGGTATGGAGGCCAGATTCCTTATATACCTTGGCATGGAGGTTCCATCATCCTCAATGGAAGTTACCAAACATGGTCCTGTAACTATAGTTTCATTTATACAGGTGAACGTTATGAAGCAGTCGCCAATATCCCGGAGAACTACGCACAGCCTTGGTATACTCACGATTTTTCCCTATCCAAAACTTTTCAATGGGGGAAAACGGGAATACGTGTAACGGCAGAAATTAATAATATCTTCAATCAGCAATATGAAGTAGTGCAATGCTATCCT
This window encodes:
- a CDS encoding cytidylate kinase-like family protein, whose product is MSGSYVINIGRQLGSGGKEIGEKLAARLGIDFYDKELINLASEESGLCREFFEKADEKASQGIIGGLFGMRFPFISEGAMPCTNCLSNDALFKVQSDVIRHLAAEKSCVFVGRCADYILREHPRCVNVFISASKEDRIARLCQIHHIDEEAAEEMMEKADKKRSEYYNYYSYKTWGAAATYHLCVDSSSLGIEETVRFVEEFVVKKLKL
- a CDS encoding outer membrane beta-barrel protein translates to MHTILYAQQTRTVKGRVQTLEAGSDKLQSLPSASVVVLQKEDSTFVKGTTSDKNGRFVLKYQPQNRRQYLLKVSFMGMESAYRILSDSLSVNVGAVTLKDDDIQIGEVTITGKLKEVEMKGDTTVINAAAYKTPEGSYLEDLVKRVPGLVYNKKDHSLTYNGQAISEINVNGESFFSGDKKTALENLPANLISKLKVYDKKSKEEEFTGISSGEKKYVLDLQTKDELNKTWLTNATVGYGNNKKKDLEGQVNYFNKNGENLSFMARSTNRYQNSTYKDNINNSVGLNMTRKFGKKFSLTGNVNYDLNRNGNITSMYREQYLTSGNQYSASANEGTSKSRSMNSSLMGEWKVDKRTRIHFNGSFGLSPNENESSNQSASFDAPPNVNHESLFADFESIPKDMKVNRSENRSASENKSNRYNWMIGIMRRLNEKGTTLGLNVTNSDSWGDNESFSLSQTTYFKLKDKNGNDSVLYRNQYIKSPQTNNQWRVGVSFTQPIGKKVHFRAAYNWNTQYERDNRDTYELSSMTNRDSFGDLPTGYEAGYVDSLSNRSHSRSNGHDLNVGFNYSDDTWMFNASLGVTPQKRTIDRKVGKLYADTTMRMIDYQPMIWLSWRKKKMRVSLNYNGRTRQPSLSDLMPLTDNSDPLYITRGNPDLKQMFMHTMHVSFQHPSKGISANLGWQMEKNSVTQVVLYDVQTGGRETYPININGNWNTYGSADWWKRFGHFSLKLSTSGRHSNRVSMINEDRSQQPEKSTTRDTGLNCEMEASYQPTWGGFDFSTSWDYQYSLNSLNDNNTYTRYYNFRFDGYVDFPFGLQLRTDAGYILRSGTNIQKGEDDEIVWNARATWRFLKQRKAELSAYWADILGKRKSYARMATSDGFYESRTQEIKGYFIVTFKYNFRLMM
- a CDS encoding ABC transporter substrate-binding protein, with protein sequence MIKQSIYTFILFSLLFLTSCISNKKTSLEAFNQDIYTPEYAAGFKILGSTNVQSTLIQVFNPWQGSKEVEMSYFISRNGEQAPTGFTGPTIPAGAKRIVCMSSSYIAMLDALGQVNRIVAVSGIDYVSNPYILAHKDSIKDMGPEMNYELLLGLKPDIVLLYGIGDAQTAITDKLKELSIPYIYMGEYLEESPLGKAEWMVVLSELTDSREKGIEIFSEIPKRYLSLKALTESVGQCPTVMFNMPWNDSWVMPSTKSYMAQLVADAGAEYIYKENSSNSSTPIGLETAYGLIQKADYWINVGSATSLDELKTVNPKFADAKAVRERTVYNNNLRLTPTGGNDYWESAVVHPDMVLRDLIHIFHPELVPDSLYYYRHLE
- a CDS encoding FecCD family ABC transporter permease encodes the protein MKQPHKHTALLFIALGIVAVLLLLIDMATGDTYIPILKVWAVLTGGEYDETTRNILLSIRFIRVVVAGLIGVALSVSGLQMQTVFQNPLADPYLLGVSSGAGLGVALFILGTPLLGWTNFPLLQSMGIVGSGWIGTTVILLGVAVISRKVKNILGVLIMGVMIGYVAGAIIQILQYLSSAEQLKMFTLWSMGSLSHITATQLGVMIPMLCIGLLISVACIKSLNLLLLGENYARTMGMNIKRSRTFIFVSTALLTGTVTAFCGPVGFIGLAVPHVTRLLFNNADHRILVPGTMLTGLISMLLCDIIAKSFLLPVNCITALLGVPVILWVIAKNLRRFK
- a CDS encoding ABC transporter ATP-binding protein; the protein is MIELKELTLGYGQRTLLEMVNARMTGGQLIALLGRNGAGKSTLLRAMMGLEKPQSGEIILQGKKIASLKPEKLARSISFVTTDKVRIANLRCKDVVSMGRAPYTNWIGQLRPEDEMRVDTAIQLVGMSAYAEKTMDKMSDGECQRIMIARALAQDTPVILLDEPTAFLDLPNRYELCLLLKRLAQEEDKCILFSTHDLDIALSLCDSIMLIDNPHMYTLPTPEMVASGHIERLFRNESVTFDAQKMRVRIK
- a CDS encoding TonB-dependent receptor, which codes for MLSIQVHSYNKHCIHLRWILCLILSLFTTLPAISQSRVRHQTSLSDTLLKLKEVTIYSNRIQKKMSPVQILSGKELEKLNVYSVADALRYFSGVQIKDYGGIGGLKTVNIRSMGSHHVGVFYDGIELGNAQNGVVDLGRFSLDNMEVISLYNGQKSAIFQPAKDYSSASAIYMQTRKPIFKGEKKNNLNIGVKGGSFSTINPSLLWEHRFNERISSSISTEYMYTSGRYKFTYAKKDGYDTTAVRQNGDVRMLRLENAFFGKVPKGEWKAKAYLYNSERGYPGAAVREEPGKFRHQDRQWDTNLFVQGSFQNYFKPWYSLLANGKYAYDYLHYLSDPRLDVTTMYVDNHYRQQEIYASAAHLFTIYPWWSMSLSNDFQWNTLRADLIDFVYPTRNTILTSAATSFDFNRLMLQASLLYTHVDDNTRTKGANAGTKNKYTPSVIATWQPLTKLPLNVRAFYKKVFRMPTLNDLYYTFIGNKDLKPEYTTQYDVGITFSHTWNNHWLKSLDLQIDGYYNEVDDKIIAMPTSNQFRWTMINLGHVEIRGLDAAIRGEWGFGKVELSTLFNYTYQKAQDFTDPTSEWYGGQIPYIPWHGGSIILNGSYQTWSCNYSFIYTGERYEAVANIPENYAQPWYTHDFSLSKTFQWGKTGIRVTAEINNIFNQQYEVVQCYPMPGTSFKIKLNVML